One Paroedura picta isolate Pp20150507F chromosome 3, Ppicta_v3.0, whole genome shotgun sequence genomic window carries:
- the LOC143831493 gene encoding uncharacterized protein LOC143831493 gives MQGEGHTFSEQGEGLDWDLSQGDGASAGPHSSGMMRAISGTTPGPEEFLERHVTQRRRLSKYDRPTGDERWPEHLGLPSYALEPVGETQDLQYKLDRVTNWLQDLSGRLDPEEKRRTQRLLKEVLGGGAHDTSLRRVSGGLALREHGMADTQAAADAEALARARAQLEIEAEAEARARAQREQEGEGEEREDEGGAGGDGAGGDGADGGEDAAAAAAAAAAADVAGAEAAAAAAAREAARAAARAAEAARAAERARVAAGRGRGIGRGARPPVPAPAPADWGPGRLPAHLRGVEMRSTYKFKAKFSGDPSDFPTFLVHLQAYMMEMGFTFQDDAEKVRFVGQALEGKAAKWFVDLYRYHPQAIRDYNHFMRALRQMYVEPFERETAEKKLRAHRQGKLSVVEYAREFKELASSVPDWTEPQRVLSFVGGLNPTLADKCLLLEDPLTVEGWVQLAGEMENRLERASMVQVLAGKTVAKTSTPAKTKPRAKLEPSERTRRMEKGLCLGCGQAGHFLANCPTKATATPRAVSSAPPKAQPAKKTTPKKSAKSLLVPVAAVPAVDDSEEGSGLEDEDQAEEQSGNEDGLL, from the coding sequence atgcagggcgagggacatactttttctgagcagggagagggcctggattgggacctctcccagggcgacggcgcgagtgccggcccgcacagctcgggcatgatgcgggcaatctcggggacaaccccggggcccgaggaatttttggaacgacacgtcacccagcgcaggcgattgtctaaatacgaccgccctactggggatgagaggtggccggagcacctgggactgcctagctacgcgctggagcctgtgggtgagacacaggacttgcagtacaagctggacagggtgactaactggctgcaggatctttcgggtcggttggatccggaggagaagcgccgaacgcaacgcctgctgaaggaagtgctcggtggtggtgcgcacgataccagcctgcgacgagtgagtggtgggcttgcactgcgggagcacggcatggcggacacgcaagcggcagcggatgctgaggcgttggccagggccagggcgcagctggaaatcgaggcggaggcagaggctcgagcgagagcgcaacgagaacaagaaggcgagggcgaggagcgagaggacgaaggcggcgcgggcggcgatggagccggaggagacggcgcggacggaggcgaggacgcagcggcggcggcagcagcggcggcggcggcggacgttgcgggagccgaggcggcggcggcagcagcggcgcgcgaagcggcgcgagcggcagcgcgagcagcggaggcggcccgggcagcggaacgagcaagagtggcggcggggagaggacgaggcatcggccgtggtgcaagacccccagtaccggccccggcaccggcggattggggcccggggcgcctaccagcccacctccggggggtggagatgcggagcacctataaattcaaggctaagttttccggagacccctccgattttcctacgtttctggtgcacctccaggcctacatgatggaaatggggttcactttccaggacgacgctgagaaagtgcgtttcgtgggccaagccctagaaggcaaagcagccaagtggtttgtggacttgtaccgctatcacccccaagccattcgtgactacaaccatttcatgagagccctgcgccagatgtacgtggaaccgttcgagcgagagaccgcggagaagaaactcagggctcaccggcaagggaagttgtcagtggtcgagtacgccagggagtttaaagagctggcttcctcggtgccggactggacggagccccaacgagtgctgtcgtttgtggggggcctcaatcctactctggcagacaaatgcctcctcctggaagacccgcttacagtcgaagggtgggtccaattggctggggagatggaaaatcgattggagcgagcttcgatggtacaagtcctggcaggcaaaaccgtggcgaaaacttccaccccggcgaaaaccaagccccgagccaagttggagccgtctgagcgcacccggcgcatggaaaaagggctgtgcttgggttgtggccaagcggggcattttctcgcaaattgccccacaaaagcaacagcgaccccgagggccgtgagcagcgccccaccgaaagcccagcccgccaagaaaaccactcccaagaaaagtgccaagtctctcctggtgccagtggctgccgtgccagcagtggacgactcggaggagggaagcgggctggaggacgaggatcaagccgaggagcagtcgggaaacgaggacggtctgctgtaa